The following proteins come from a genomic window of Gadus morhua chromosome 11, gadMor3.0, whole genome shotgun sequence:
- the sbk3 gene encoding putative serine/threonine-protein kinase SBK3 isoform X2, which produces MALKFFPRKSTSLASFLREYHLSLSFCTHPSLTRALGIFYSTPSYYVFAQQAGLYGDLYNVIVSEVGVGEECVQRVMAQLSGAVTHLHSLGFVHRDIKPENIFLCDPACRWVKLGDFGLARPIGTSVRGVWYDSPFCTPEVEPVKALEQENARRQLSGDLEPVEPLWMTVEPSVDSWALGVLSYCLLTGCFPWEESTRDASGYRRFREWFEREAERDSDGEDRYQEEEEEKEREDRRSNPLPTQFKGFSRLVIALFKELLHPLPEQRGSPEEILSYLGGPWLKENEEQQERKEAEAEKEARNISGRAGVEEEPEREGRAER; this is translated from the exons ATGGCTCTGAAGTTCTTCCCACGCAAGTCAACCTCCCTTGCCTCCTTTCTGCGCGAataccacctctccctctccttctgcaCCCATCCCTCGCTGACGCGAGCCCTGGGCATCTTCTATTCCACACCTTCCTACTATGTCTTTGCCCAGCAGGCCGGCCTCTACGGTGACCTCTACAATGTCATCGTGTCAGAG gtgggggtgggggaggagtgtgtgcaGAGGGTGATGGCGCAGCTCAGCGGCGCCGTGACCCACCTGCACTCCCTGGGCTTCGTCCACCGCGACATCAAACCCGAGAACATCTTCCTGTGCGACCCCGCCTGCCGCTGGGTGAAGTTGGGTGACTTCGGCCTGGCCCGGCCCATCGGCACCAGTGTGCGCGGCGTCTGGTACGACTCGCCCTTCTGCACGCCTGAGGTGGAGCCCGTCAAGGCCCTGGAGCAGGAGAACGCGCGGCGGCAGCTCAGCGGGGACCTGGAGCCCGTGGAGCCGTTGTGGATGACAGTGGAGCCCAGCGTGGACAGCTGGGCGCTGGGAGTGCTCAGCTACTGCCTGCTCACCGGCTGCTTCCCCTGGGAGGAGAGCACCCGCGACGCCTCCGGCTACCGCAGGTTCAGGGAGTGGTTCGAGCGCGAGGCCGAGCGGGACAGCGACGGGGAGGACAGgtaccaggaggaggaggaggagaaggagagggaggacaggaggagcaACCCTCTGCCCACTCAGTTCAAGGGCTTCAGTCGGCTGGTCATTGCTCTCTTCAAGGAACTGTTGCACCCCCTGCCCGAGCAGCGGGGGAGCCCCGAGGAGATCCTCAGCTACCTGGGAGGCCCCTGGCTGAAGGAGAacgaggagcagcaggagaggaaggaggcggaggccgAGAAGGAGGCCAGGAACATAAGCGGGAGAGCAGGAGTGGAGGAAGAACCCGAGAGAGAGGGCCGGGCAGAGAGATAG
- the sbk3 gene encoding putative serine/threonine-protein kinase SBK3 isoform X1, with protein sequence MAAVEAQQLDELCFLTAQSMTSLRTSDHFQIVKLLGEGSYGKVMLAVHRKRGTPMALKFFPRKSTSLASFLREYHLSLSFCTHPSLTRALGIFYSTPSYYVFAQQAGLYGDLYNVIVSEVGVGEECVQRVMAQLSGAVTHLHSLGFVHRDIKPENIFLCDPACRWVKLGDFGLARPIGTSVRGVWYDSPFCTPEVEPVKALEQENARRQLSGDLEPVEPLWMTVEPSVDSWALGVLSYCLLTGCFPWEESTRDASGYRRFREWFEREAERDSDGEDRYQEEEEEKEREDRRSNPLPTQFKGFSRLVIALFKELLHPLPEQRGSPEEILSYLGGPWLKENEEQQERKEAEAEKEARNISGRAGVEEEPEREGRAER encoded by the exons ATGGCA gcTGTAGAAGCTCAGCAGCTTGATGAGCTATGCTTCCTGACGGCCCAGTCCATGACCAGCCTGAGGACCTCAGACCACTTCCAGATCGTCAAGCTGCTGGGAGAGGGCTCCTACGGCAAGGTGATGCTGGCCGTGCACAGGAAGAGAG GCACTCCGATGGCTCTGAAGTTCTTCCCACGCAAGTCAACCTCCCTTGCCTCCTTTCTGCGCGAataccacctctccctctccttctgcaCCCATCCCTCGCTGACGCGAGCCCTGGGCATCTTCTATTCCACACCTTCCTACTATGTCTTTGCCCAGCAGGCCGGCCTCTACGGTGACCTCTACAATGTCATCGTGTCAGAG gtgggggtgggggaggagtgtgtgcaGAGGGTGATGGCGCAGCTCAGCGGCGCCGTGACCCACCTGCACTCCCTGGGCTTCGTCCACCGCGACATCAAACCCGAGAACATCTTCCTGTGCGACCCCGCCTGCCGCTGGGTGAAGTTGGGTGACTTCGGCCTGGCCCGGCCCATCGGCACCAGTGTGCGCGGCGTCTGGTACGACTCGCCCTTCTGCACGCCTGAGGTGGAGCCCGTCAAGGCCCTGGAGCAGGAGAACGCGCGGCGGCAGCTCAGCGGGGACCTGGAGCCCGTGGAGCCGTTGTGGATGACAGTGGAGCCCAGCGTGGACAGCTGGGCGCTGGGAGTGCTCAGCTACTGCCTGCTCACCGGCTGCTTCCCCTGGGAGGAGAGCACCCGCGACGCCTCCGGCTACCGCAGGTTCAGGGAGTGGTTCGAGCGCGAGGCCGAGCGGGACAGCGACGGGGAGGACAGgtaccaggaggaggaggaggagaaggagagggaggacaggaggagcaACCCTCTGCCCACTCAGTTCAAGGGCTTCAGTCGGCTGGTCATTGCTCTCTTCAAGGAACTGTTGCACCCCCTGCCCGAGCAGCGGGGGAGCCCCGAGGAGATCCTCAGCTACCTGGGAGGCCCCTGGCTGAAGGAGAacgaggagcagcaggagaggaaggaggcggaggccgAGAAGGAGGCCAGGAACATAAGCGGGAGAGCAGGAGTGGAGGAAGAACCCGAGAGAGAGGGCCGGGCAGAGAGATAG